A region of the Littorina saxatilis isolate snail1 linkage group LG12, US_GU_Lsax_2.0, whole genome shotgun sequence genome:
GCTTTGACGTTAAAGACCCACTTCGCCTCGTGAAGACAGTTCGTCTCGTTGTTGTAGATCTTGTCATGCCTTTACGTGGGATTAGAcaatccctccatttggtcacataccaaaaatgaacaatcTGGGTGCTCTTTGTACGCAGTGGTGTTATTTTTAAGAATTTATCTCGTGAAAGGTACTGGTGGTTTTTTTCGGAAATTAATTAagaaaaaattccaactcaccacagcaaacaGTCAACGTCAGGGTGGTgatatttggtatgtgaccagcTGGAGGGatagtcgtatcccatgtaaaagactggcctgatctgagacagtgaggagAACTGTTTTCAAGGGGTCGAGTGGGCCTTTAAGATTGTCAACCGTACTGCCTGATGGTACCAATCACGGAAGTGAGGCCGTACGGAAGACCAACAACCGATCTCTTTCTGTTGGCATCCCATGTTCAACttcctgtgtctctgtctttggcgtatctggcgttccatacgtttgtgtatgcatgtgcgtgtgtttaagtgtgtttgtttgggtatgtgtgtttgtgtgtttttgtgtgtgtttgtgagtgtgtgtgtgtgtgtgtgtgtgtgtgtgtgtgtgtgtgtgtgtgtgtgtgcgtaggtgTTCAGTTtgcgtttgtgtatgtatgtgcgtgtgtttaagtgtgtttgtttgggtatgtgtgtttgtgtgtgtgtatttttgtgtgtttttgtgtgtttgtgagtgtgtgtgtgtgtgcgtaggtgTTTgcgtttatgagtgtgtgtttaaatgtgtttgtttggcagtatgtgtgtttgtgtgtgtcagtgtgtgtgtttgtgagtgtgtgtgtgtgtgtatgttttcttgtgcgtatgtgtgtgtgtggggggggtgtatgtgtgtgtgtgtgtgtaagtgtctgtatttgtgtgtatgtgtgcaacacagacagacacacaaacacacacacacgcacgcgcgcacacacacacacacataaactcgTACAAAcgcgcacccacacacgcacacatacatacacacgcacgcacacacacacataaacacacaaacacacacacacacacacacacacacacacacacacacaagcgcgcttcacgcaaaaaaaatgtttacaaaAGAACAGTTGACATGCagatcttggtttttttaattctgcCCGAAATATCCAGCTGAACATAAGAAACGCACAAACTGCCGGAAATGGCGGCAGAAAATCACATTGACGCAGATGGGGACTATGTTAATACCAGGATATGGAAAATAATACGTGTTGCAATCTATCAATcagacaaacataaatataCATCGATGACGTCGGTCTTGTATAATCAGTTCAGATGTACTCAATGAAGAAGGAAATAGCAAATAATGTTTTGAAACGGTTTCTGAAACTGAGCCCCCTTACCATctcttaaaacacacacacacacacacacacacacacacacacacacacacacacacacacacacacacacacacacacacacacacacacacaaacgcgctctctgtctctgtctgtttaacCATCTCAATCATTTTCGTTTAGCTTTTGACTTTTCTTCTCACAAGCGCAAAGACATTGCAATTGAAACGTCATACATGCTCAAACCTacaccgccacacacacacacacacacacacacacacacacacacacacacacacacacacacacacacacacacatacacacacacacatacatacactggggcacacacacacatacatacatacacacacacacacacacacacacatacacacacacacatacatacacacacacacacacacaagcgcgcgcgcacacacacacacacacacacacacacgcgcgcgcgcgcgcacacacacacacacatacacactgataCATCACAGTTCCCGCACAACATATCAGTACAACGCCTCATAATGTTGCCTCACACAAATACAGATACTATGTAGGGCAGGGTGCCTAATACGAAGCAGCCAGCAATGCTTACACAGAGTCCTGATCTTCTTTTTCCCGTAATAGCCttaaaaacacacatacaggcaaACCGGTAAAACTCTTTTCTCGTGCACAGAAAAGAAATAATTCCACCGCAGTGCACCTTGTGCTTTGGCGCATTGCTTTGCTTGTTCAGGTTGGTCACCTTTCCCCTAAACATGAACAATGTATGCTCAATCATCCATGGGAATCACGAAATATGAATCTGTTTCAATGGAAATGGCAGTATCACGTCCAGTAAATCCGAAAATAAACTCTTTCTACAACCATTACAAAAACAAATGGCATTACAATCATTCAACTAGGCTACATCGCAATAAATTGATGACAGTGGTTTGATGTACGCGTTAGGGAGAACACgcacaaatctctctctctctctctctctctctctctctctctctctctctctgccacaagGAGGCTGAAGTCATGCCTAGCATCACTAGAAAGAGCCACTGTACCACCGTAGTAAAAAGAATTGAGCAAATAAAAATTtccaatatatatattttttttcacagtatgaaaaagaaaaaacacacagaaaaactaGGATCGATTTTCCCAAAGCCCGCAAGCAACCAAGCTGATTTTATGACGCACAACCTCACAAGCAGTTCTGAGCGAAAGCCAtagtgcaagcatactaaccACACGCCACGCTCTAAACGAGGAAGGTTTGTAGGCGAACCGACCAATCAATATTGACGTAACAAATCTTGAGAGGCGCAGGGAGGCGGGTTGGCTGCTGCTGTCGATGTGAGCTAAAGAGCAGAAGACCTTTTAGAAAGGCTGCCTTTTGGAAATGCCATTccccaagctctgaaaatagcATGCTATGCATCGGAAGCGCCGTATTCGTAAATGCCAGAAATCTATAGAAAATGGGATGGTACAGCTGGAACGGTGATTCCACCtcgggttcttcttcttcttcttcttctgcgttcgtgggctgaaactcccacgtacactcgtgtttttgcacgagtggaattttacgtgtatgaccgtttttagcccgccatttaggcagccatacgccgccttcggaggaagcatgctgggtattttcgtgtttctataacccaccgaactctgacatggattacaggatcttttacgtgcgcacttggtcttgtgcttgcgtgtacacacgaagggggataagccactagcaggtctgcacataagttgacctgggagatcggaaaaatctccacacttaacccaccaggcggccgcggccgggattcgaaccctcgaccttccgattaagaggccgacgtcttaccaccccgccacaacgcCCGTCCCACCTCGGGTTAattgagagagaaaatagaatctgtttttgtaaaagttaaacACAAAGAGATTCTATTAAAGAGTATTACTACAAATACTATTAGAGAGATTTAACTAAAGTTTGCGACTGCTGAACTGACTGGCAGTGGTTGATAAACTAGTATCTGAGTTCTGTTTCAGACTGGTTATTTTCAGCCAATATGGTAAGGGTGGGTCAGATGCGTTTACGAAAAGTTCACATAGCTCTTAATGCGTCTGATGAAACCAAGCCGCGTGTTTGTGTTGTCTATCCTTTAaagcaaacttttttttttaatccgtaAAAATGCGATAATAACTATAGTTTCAAGCCGGTGCCTTGAGCCAGTCCGCTTATCTATTGAAATCAGCTGCTTCAAATACCCTTCCCTTCTCGAAGATCAGAACTGTCTGTAATATAAAGTAGCTGAATTAAGACGAGCTGCTACATTATGCAACTTAAATTAAATCCAAGCCCGCACCCTCAAACTGGGCTGCACTCCATTTATCAACATAAACAGCTGCAAATGTCAGTCTCTGTCGCCTTAGGCTGCCCTAAATGCGGACTGTCCACAGAGCAGCTGATTATAGCTGAGCTTTTTACTTGAGCGGCTTTAATTAAGACAAAAGCTGTTATCGATATTAGCTGCTCCAAATAGTGCCTTTCTTCTAAGACTGCTGCTAAATAAATGCTGATTAGTACTAAAATAGCTTAATGCCACTAACCtgctcgtttgtttgttcggatTAAATTTCTTCCAATTAATTCCGGTTCTTTCAAGCTCGTCTTCAGTATATTTTAGGTAGACTTGATTTATCAAAATGATTACCATTAGTTGCATCCAATATCACTCTCTTTCTGCTCAGGCTTCTGTCGATCTGCAATCTCATTAAAATAGCTTAGTTTGGCTTATTTGCGTAGGTCTTAGACGTCGTTAGCCAGCCATAGCCAAACCGCCAGGGGACCTGTGTTCTATAAACCTTGCTTGGTATTTACTGCTATCCCCTTTACTCGGATCCCAGACAGTCTCTTTCCTAAGGCTGCTGTAACAGCcaagtagtggtggtggtggtcgtcgtCGTTCGACGCCCTCGCACGACCGCCCTACATTCTATGCTGTCTGTCTGCTGTGCCACGTCGTATCGATTGGTTCCCCCCATCAGTCCGCGCTATCTTTATGCCAGTGGCCATTTTGTTTAGGGTCGTCCCTACTGAGTTGaccaggaagaagaagaaaaagaagaggctTGCTTTCGGTATCGATTGACCTATAGCGGGGCCCTTTTACTATGAGTGAAATATTCCAAAGATTAATCTTATTCAAGCAAATAAAAtgtcatttacacacacacacacacacacacacacacacacacacacacaccacacacacacacacacacacacacacacaaagtgaaaGGAAATACATGCTGGTAATTTCTCAAACAAACGTTGGTGTACAAGGAACAAAACATTCAAAGCGTTGCTTCATtttcatatctctctctctctctctctctctctctctctctctctctctctctctctctctctctctctctctctctctctctctctctctctcacattgcACCGCATTTTCCAAGTAACTTACACACAATATTATCGCATGAGAATGAATGACAATTGGCATCGTTGGAACATGGTGACATCCCAATTAAGTACAAATGGATCACACAAACAAATTCACATCGCACAAACAGGGATAAAATTGGACCTATTCGTTCACCTAGCGGAAAAGGGGCATCATGTCATTACCCTTACCAACACCCCttgtcaaataaaaaaaaacccacaacgtcAGAAACCTTTTTGTCAGCATCTTTTTGTCAATATTACAAATCATCCGGTATAGACCGACACGATGCTGTTTCAACCTCCTTCCTCCCCCCCTCACCACCCCCCTCCTAAGCTACCACGTACTGCATCCCCCAGTGTTCTGGTATTGGCAGATCTGAGTCAAGCCTTTTTCCAATCGATTTATAAGACAAAGGTCACAGACTCCGTACAATGCCTTACAAAAAAGACAGCGACACGTAATAGGCACAATCTTTCCCGTGAAAAACGGTACAGCTGACTAACTCAGATATGCCCAATGTTGGCTTTTTACAAATAATtcgtaaggcctaaaaaaaaaataggtgtggttacggtaacccgacctaccctatttttaggagccgatcctataactttttattacatatttatcaacaacaacaaaaacaaaacaaaaaaacgagtgcaaaaaacgcaatgcaagcgaaagcgcccgagtcgcacacttatttccctgtcaagtaggtttaatttgtacacattagaaaaaaaagtttaaaaaaaaaaaagtgattgcctacctacctaccctatttttttggctatgttaccgtaaccacacctattttttttttgtgcctaataaTGATTCACACTCTGCAGAGAAAGCAGGCAGGCTGGTAGTTTTTGCTTTGTgctaaagtggagggatggtcttatcccatgtaaacgcctggccagaTCCGAGATGGAGAGCCTAAccttttacacgggaaggactgtgcctttagggcggggatgtagcccagtcggtagcgcgctggatttgtatccagttggccgctgtcagcatgagttcgtccccacgttcggcgagagatttatttctcagagtcaactttgtgtgcagactctcctcggtgtccgaacacccccgtgtgtacacgcaagcacaagaccaagtgcgcacgaaaaagatcctgtaatccatgtcagagttcggtgggttatagaaacacgaaaatacccagcatgcttcctccgaaagcggcgaatggctgcctaaatggcggggtaaaaacggtcatacacgtaaaagccgggggagtttcagcccatgaacgaaaaaaaaaaccccactgtgcctttaaaccgaCTGTCTCACATGAGGTTGGAACTGTTGGCTAGAACCACGTGTTCTATGTTACTTTGTGTGACGGTGCGGTTTACGCCCGTTAAAGAAAGATCACTATTGTCTCACGTAAGGGAGGAACAGTTGAACAAAGAATTCTTTGTTACTTTGTTTAACCTTAAAGATTATGCATctcacaaacaagcaaaactaACTCAACAAATGAATATAGTTCAAGTAGCAGCTGGAACGTCTGAAAGAATATTTTACATCAGTTCTTTCGCATTAAAAAACTGAGATTACAAAAACGGTAACGGCTCAAGTTGTCTCATTCTATCAACAATGTCATAATGGGACTAAAGGGAAACTCTTGTCCTCAAAACAGTAGTAAATAAAAGGACAAATAATATCACAAATGAAAAGAAGGGaaaacaatcaacaaattgCCCAACTGGTTTTCATGAAGTCGATAAATTATATGTGAATCGCAGTACAAAGTAATCTTTTTGCAGAGGTCACAAGCTCGACACTACTCGCAGTCTACTGCTAGTCCTTttttcaacccccccccccctccctctttaCACTTCGAGTAGTGTCCAATTTTTAAATACtgcgtattaaaaaaaaaaatcacttatACGTTTTTTCCCCTTCTCATCCAGGATCTCCCGCACCGAAATTatagagagaaacaaaattcaacaaAATGCTCGAACTAAGCATTAATTTCGATGGGAGAAACtggccaacaaaacaaaatcacaacAAATATGTTAAAACTACTTTCACAAAACACTGGTACATCAGTACATATATCACAAACATTTCTTCTCAGTGGTTCATTCAAAAAAGTACTTGTATATATATCGTGTGGCCTGCTTCATTCACAAGCGGGCAATGAATCGACACAGATGATCTGCAAGTCGAACATTATTAATTACTGGAAGGGGTAGGTCCAGTGTTTGTCAGTACAAAATATGAACATCTTGGTCACTCGAAGTGTAATACTGATTGAACGATCTCTAGGAGTCAATTCTTACATCAAGAAGACCTTTCAGAAATGTCAAATGAATCCTTTCGTTTCCTCGCAGATGTCCGACTGTCTGTTTTATGATCGTCTGATTGACCAGTCTGAGTCAACTCAAACACTCACAGAAACCCTTCATGAAGTGAATCCTTTCGTTTTCTCGGAGGGTCCGACAGGCTTTGTATGATCTGACACAATGTAGTGTTGGAAATGTTCTGATTTGCCCATCTGAGCCAACTCAAACAGTAAGACAAAGCCTGTCTGAAGCGGCTTTCTTTCATTTCCTCGAAgaggtctgtctgcctgcctgacCTTGGTATAATCTTTATTACAGTCTGGTGTTTGAATTATCGGCTTGGCGACTTGGAAACCCGTTCGCTGTCTCCACGGCTAGGCCCAAAGATTGTCGTCTGCTGCAACATTGCTGTCCcttctgtaaaaaaaattgtcGAAATCCGTCTTGGAAATTGTGGGTCGGAGAAGGTGGCAGAATGTTAACAGAAAAGACGATTTGGCTTTGGCTCATGTTTTACCCCTTAGCTGCAATTAGATTCTGAAGTGTGTACCACTGACGCTGAAGATGTAGCTCTTATACGAGGACGTACAAATTACCCCTCATACAGCAACGACACTGACAGGGGTGGCTCGCTGCAGATGGATTTGACGAAAACCTGGTGGTCGAGCTTCTGAACAGCAACCATCTTCACAAGGAAACTTTTGACTGCAGCAAAGGGTCTGGGTCTGACACAGAAGTTGGAGCTCATGTACCAAGACCTAGGAACGATTCTCAAGCACAAGAACGCCACTAACCCTACAAATTCAAGCCGAATAcaaaatgcttttttttttaaacaccagCTGTGTGTGTAGGGCAAGTACAAGCAAGACACGGCCGAAGAGCTAGAGGGGCAAGTTATCTGTACTCACGTTGTCCACTCTATTCTATCTGTATTTCATATAGGGATGGAAGAGACACGACAAGAGTTCCCACAAGTCATAGTCCTGGTGGGCAACACGTTTGCACGAAGAACACACGAAACCGGACCACAAGTCTTTGTCAACCCTGGAATTCATATACAGGGCGAGAAGGACTTGAGCTCGGTGAGGACCTCGGTAAAGAAGCTGGGATCCTTGTTGAGGCGGAGCATGGAGGCGGAGAGGCGGTTGACGATGAGCAGGCTGCGGTCCCAGAAGCGGTCCTTGTCCTCCTCCACCAAGAAGGGTTTAAGCGGGTAGCTGATCTCGTTGCCCATGTAGGAGTAGGACAGGTAGAGGCAGGTCAGCACGCAGGCCTGCAGCTCGTGCTCGGACCCCGTCTCGGAGGTGACCAGGTCGCGGACGAGGAGATAGATGAACACGACGTTGGCTGGGTTGATGAAGGCAATGTCCTGCCAGCCCTGCAGCAGCAAGGACCTGTCTACCGACCTTAGCCACATGATGGCATCGCTGGACTCGAAGTGGCGCAGCTTCTTGCACTTCCTCTTCAGGTACACGCCCAGACACTTGAGTAGCTCCGAGGTGGAGGCCTGGATTACCGTGCGTTTGGGACTGCAGCATTTCTGTTCGGGCTTCTTGGCGGGCACTGCTTTGCTCAGGGCCACCACAGGGGGAGGGTCCTCGGTGCCTGTCTTTAGGTTATAGCAGGAGACAGACTTCTGGATGTTTTTGTTCAGGTTCACATTTTCTATGTTAAAGTTGTTGTCGAATTTACTGCCGTTCAGGAAAGCCGAGTTGGAAAGCTTGAggatatttttgtctttctttttggggTTGACTGTGAACTTCTTCCAGCTGAGCACACTGAGGAACATGGAATGGCGCTTGAAATTTTTGTCTTTCGGGACGTTCTTAGCATTGTTGAGCTGTTCGTAGGTAAAGTTGTTGAGATTTATGTCCTCGCAGAGAGGTTTTCGCGGCCGTGGTGAGAAAGAGAGCACAGTACCCATGGTTTTAGTGAGAGTGAAGACTTGACAGAGAAACCGAAAAACACTCACAGCAACAGGGAAAATGGCGGCCAGATGAGATCACTAGCACAGACACTTGGCTGCTGGGAACGATCGAAGAGGCTGCAGTGTTGAGGAATGCATTCTGGCACTTGCAGAGACGTCGACTGAACAGTGTCAACTGGCAAGCACTACACACCCTAGCGCTGTCAACAGCACACAAAGATTGAATCCTCTCTCAGTGGCAGTAGCTTactgactaactgactgacCGCCAGGTgacgaaagaaaacaaaactgtcCACTGGTTAGTACACACCGACCACGACGGTACCTACACCACTCGACTCGCCAGGCGACGTCTCTGCCAGCTTGCTTAGCATAATGTCCTCGGTGATGTCATCACCATGACGACACGTGCCCGCGTGCAGCCAGCCAATAACTTGCCGCCAGACTTTATCGATCTGGAACGTAGCAAGTGAAAACCTTTTTCTCTGCAGGATTCTAGACCAGCTCAGCAGCGCTCAGCGCGGCTCAGCGCTCAGTAGCAGCGTTCAATAAGGAAGGTCAGGATTCTTCGCCCGTGCGCAGTTGCTTGGGAGTAGCTTTCCCGGCCACAATTCTttgtattttggtttttgtttatcCTCTCTTTTCATTATTGAATGCAAAACGGAGCTAAATTTCTTTCGTCCCTGAAATCTGTCATTTTTGAACAGATTGTCAGTCAGACTACAGATGTCAGAATTCCATGCAGGATAAAGCTATTGTACGAAAGGTGAATGAATCCTGGCTCCGGTGCATAGTCAATGAAGCATTGACAACAA
Encoded here:
- the LOC138982102 gene encoding cyclin-dependent kinase 5 activator 1-like; protein product: MGTVLSFSPRPRKPLCEDINLNNFTYEQLNNAKNVPKDKNFKRHSMFLSVLSWKKFTVNPKKKDKNILKLSNSAFLNGSKFDNNFNIENVNLNKNIQKSVSCYNLKTGTEDPPPVVALSKAVPAKKPEQKCCSPKRTVIQASTSELLKCLGVYLKRKCKKLRHFESSDAIMWLRSVDRSLLLQGWQDIAFINPANVVFIYLLVRDLVTSETGSEHELQACVLTCLYLSYSYMGNEISYPLKPFLVEEDKDRFWDRSLLIVNRLSASMLRLNKDPSFFTEVLTELKSFSPCI